The Acanthopagrus latus isolate v.2019 chromosome 1, fAcaLat1.1, whole genome shotgun sequence genomic interval AACGCTTTCTGAAGGCTGGAGatgccagaaaaaaagggatttgTATGCTCCTTCAGGATGTAGGAGGGGGAttatgtagaaaaataaatgtgctgtgCCTTAAAACATGAGCAAATAGTTAAAAAAGTGCATCGAGTTTCTGCTCAAAGCTGTTGAATGACTCAAAATAACAGCCGGCTATATTTAACATGGTACTAGTGTGATGAGTCACGATGTATTAATGGGGAAAATGTTCCAAACCCTTGCACAGATTTTTATAATGTGACTCTGATATAAAGTTTAACTTCTCCcactttaataaaaacacacagttaactATTCATTATTGCATTCAGAGGCACATGGAGGCCGACTGATTCGCTCGCCGTGTGGCCCCACATCCCATCTTTCCAATGGAAAAGCACCCTCGGGGCCACCGTATCATGTTTTACTGCACATTTGTCCACCGCAGGGGATTACTTTATCATATTTTACCCACCACAGGGACATTTAAAAGGGCTTAGATGTCATGAAATTGTACTGCAGATGTGCAATTGACATCTGTAGGCTGTAGACGACCTACTCTGGAGGAAGACGTTCTCCCGCGTAGACCACTGTGTCCACCTTTTTAAACAGCCTGTCTTGTAAATATTTGGACGTGGTGTATACAAAGAGTTAAACGCAGCTCAtagttttgtgtctgtgtcacaaTTCCTGCCATGTACTGCAGACGCAGCCAGCCATTGCATCACTGCATGGACGTTACCACGGCAACTAATCCTATACAGATGTGTGGTgactcctctctttttttctctcacttctttttgttgttcagCTGAATCTTTCATTTTAACCATCTTCACCAGCCTGGTATAGAAACTGTTGTTtctcatgatttttttttcttttggcttgattgatgatgacattttttagcttttttctcCAACTTTTACAAgctggaaaatggaaaaaaaaaagaaaggacatTCAATTGGATAATAAATTGTGATGGTACATGGTGTTGATTTGCATCGTTCAAGTGTAATAAATAACCataattgtgttaaaatgtgatgaaatagcTGAATAACTGCACAACTGACTCAGACTGATAAGTGCCATTGGAGACTGGCCTGCGAAGTGCGCATGCGCGAGGGGAGGAAAGCGGAAGAAGGCATCATGTCGATAGAAGACCCATTTTTCGTCGTGAAGGGGTaagaaatgaacaaattaaGACCTAAAACTCGGCGTTACATCAAGCTAAGTCAAGAAACTACACGTAGAATAGCAGAACTGGACAACGAGTTGGTGTTTTTGCCCCTCAGGACAAAGTTACCAAAGCGAAGTTAGCCAAACGGCTGTTAGCTGTGGCTAACTAGCATCAGCGCTGCTAGCTTACGTGGTGGTCAGTGTGTTGACGTTTGTTTTCAAGGCTAACAAGACTAAATAAATccgtgttgtttgtgtttgtttcatctggCCTTCACTGCACACAGCTGGGGAGCTTCGGGACTCTGTTGTCAGGCAGTTTACGAGCCGCTGTGAAGTTAATAGAGGGATGCGAAATGTagctcctgtgtttgttttggttaaaaCGAGGCGTAGCTGCGGGTGTTTGGGCTTGAAAAACAGCCAGGTGTCTCAAGGGTGAAGCCAGTTAGCTAACACTTTCTGTGCTGGTAATGTTGTCTTCGCCGTGCTTGTGTATTCAGGGAGGTGCAGAAGGCCCTTTCTCGTGCCCGGAGCCTGTTTGATAGAtgggaggagctgctgcaggatgggACACAGGTGAGCTGCCCTACACCTCCACAACAAGATCACTGCACAGATCACTGTTCTGACACTTCATGGACCCAAGAGAGTTACATTTGGATGGATATTGTACCCAAGTATGTCTTTACACgttacacacacaagaaaaccaAAGGGTAGGATCTAAAGCTCAGGTCTACAGTGGCCTAGAAAGCTCAACTCTCATTCAGTAAACTTGGAAATTATAGAAAAGTGAAACTCGAAAGAATAACAAGACGACCTTTGACAGCACACATGTGTCACTAAAATCAATATTTATACACCCTAcattcacaatcacattgcctcagtgggctttacagtccGTACAGTGACATCCTCTGGTCTCAGACCCAAATTGAGAAAAatacacctttttaaaaacgGTAAAAAAGATGGCACAAACATCAGGAAGAGCTACAGAGGAGGGATCTGTCTCCCAGGACAGACAAACATGCAGAAGATGTTTCAAAATTGCATTGACAGAATAATACAGGAACACATGATGCAAATGCAGAATCATGAGAAATTgttcacaacacaaaacaaagtttcTGTGAGACACTATAAACTCTTGAACACAACTTGTCAGACGTGCAGGCAATTGTGTGAATAGTCTTTACTGTAGATTTGAAAAGTCTTGATTACTTATTTCCTGCATTCTTGTAGATATCCATTATATAGAAAGTATATTTACCTTCTGCTAATTCATGTGTGCGTCAGTTTTAATATCcttcagaaacatttatttttgtcgtaacttgtttctgttttgttctgtgccgcctgctgcattttctgtttttgcttatttttgATGAATTTGCAGTGCGTTTCTTTGTAAGACTGTCAAacgttttatttattgtgtatttAATTTGCACTTCTTATGTCTACTTTCATGTACACCAATTTCTCAAAATGCAAAGCTTTGAGGCCTGTAGCAACCAAGTAGGTCAGCCTCGGCGTAAACAATCAGCACACGGTCTGATCACAAGTGGGGAAACTTCTAAATTTAGttgttaattcatttaaaatgcacTTTGGACTCACTGGGATTATGATTTTTAAACTACGCTCAGAGGTATTCAGggattaaaatgcaaatgcttCTGTTAATGGAGGGAAAGACTGTCGAGGCAACTGTGTATAATGTACATTACAATAAATCTCTGAAACTCAAACAGccttttaaacaaatatatatcaGCAACCTGCTCAGTGAAAGCTTTCTCTATTCCACACGTGTTTCTGGTAAATGAAGCAGGTGTTTATCAGCCAGTGATCACTTTGTGATGAACTGGTATGTGGAGAAAGGAGTGGACACTCTTATCTGCATTTGTTAAgattcaaatctgtttttgaatTTCAATCCCAACTAAAAACCTACAGGAATGAATGTTTATTGTATTGTGGCATAGACAGGAAAATGATGTAAAAGAGTAAAAGTTTCAGATTTGTAGTGCTGTCGGACTCCTACAATTATCGTCACCACTATTTAAAACAGATGGAATAGTTTAATGAGGTACTGAATAATTTCCTACAacgtctgtttttaatttagttaTCCGTCCTCGTGGAACTAACCAATTTTTTGAGGCTGCTGCTTGTGTTCATTATTGGATGAGAATCCAGTATTCCTGGAATACAACAGTGTGCTTTGTCAACAAATCAGCCTCGTTAAATCAATGTTTTATAAACCGTTTAGTTGTTGTCCATTTATTCCTCACTACAGACTCTGTGTCTGACATCGCCTGACATCATCTGGACGTCAGGACTTTGTTTGCTGTGCTCATCGTCTGGTTTCAGACCTTTACCTCCCACGTGCCAAATTTTCAGTGAGCGCGAAGTTGTAGAGTTTTGTAGTGGGAGTGAAAAGCTGCTCGCACAGAGTCTGAGTACAATGTTTATATCGTATCTGTGGTGAGTGAGTGTCTGTTGATCGCTGTGTTCCCAGGTGAGTCGTGACGAGCTGGACTGGAGTACCAATGAACTGAGGAACTGTCTGAGGGCCATAGACTGGGACCTGGAGGACCTCAGTGAGACCATCAGTATCCTTTTAACAGAAGCAAaatctctttctcctcatcctcacgGCTCGCGTCTTCACATGACCGTCAGTATTTTTATTACAAACAGATCCTTTGTTTCCTGCTCACATACTCTCGTCGTTGTCTTTCCACTCACTCAGGAGGAGATTTGTTAACCTTCTGAAGACCAGAGacaaagaaattgttttttagAGAGCAGAGTCTTCAGGCAGGAAGAGGGAACACGACCTGCGTCCATTCAATGATTGAACCTCTTATTGTGACTCATGTCTGTGGTTATTATATTTTTCACTAACAAATGAAACTGGCTCACCAGGGTTTTAATAAAAGATTGAATTTAGTGGATCAAGGTGCCTTGAGTAGtgaaaatttaaaatgttcctcACGACTTCAAATGACGGGAAGTTATTTTACACGACAGTGTCCTGATAaactttctcttcctttttattagtattttatttctaaaaccTCCTGAAATCCTGTAAGTATTTCTCTATGGATCCATTAAAGATGGTGTGAAAGTGCCCCAGAGTTTCTAACAGTAAGCACAGATCAGTCGGACGGGTTTTTGTGTCCGTTGGGTCTTTAACCGGCTCAGATATCGTGGAGTCGAACCCGGGGAAGTTCAAACTGGGCGACAATGAGcttcaggagaggagagacttTGTGGAGCGAACCAGGAAATCTGTCCAGGTAAACTCAACCACGACtatattatttctttaaagacGTGTTCTGTTTTCGTTCTCATAGATCTGGATGTCAAATCCTTCAGTGTTTACTTGTGTAGATGAAATTATTTGCCACATTCtgtttaaaaccacaaaaacaactcaactGAAACAGCCTCTTAACTATTTTTGAAACTGGGACattgacagtaaacatgtcaaattttaagTATAGTCACTTACGTAGGTTACGTGTTTGTCACCTGTGTGGAAAGTCCCCAGACTTCCGTAACTAGATTGTTGTATTCTGTTAGTTATAACAGACATCTTATTAGTTACAAACGCCGTCGTTGACAAATTCCTGATTATTTTAGCACTTGTTGTAAATTCGACAAACGTTATACACAGAATGATTTCCATCTTTGTGTAATAAACATCATGTCTGTTTGTTCGACTGTACACCGGTGATCGTGGAGTTATGGTCACATGTCCAGATGCATGTTATGGCCAGGTGTCTTTTAGTAAATTTTTACATAATATCCAACCTTTTTGGGGAATCAGGGTTGTGAATTGATAGATAATCAAGTGCAGAAATGCCGAGGAGACTGTATGTTTGTGCCAGTTTAGAAACAGTGTTTAATATTTTGATCCtaattgtttaattaaaagATGGTCTGTTTTCTTCAGATACCACCTGATGTATCGTCAACACAgatcatgtgtgttttgtttggagagGTGTTAGCGGTGGTTACCAGCGGTCATGCTGGAGCACAGACAGTTACACAAACATTGCCTGCGAGGCCTCTGTTCTGTTTTGGCAACTGAAGTGTTTCTAATAAAGCTCACAGACTGAGCAGGTCGGACGGAGTCAAACATCCGTCATTCAGCAGCTCCCACAACTAAAGCACAGggaagcttgtgtgtgttttcaccgAGTTTTATCGTAAAAGAGATGCGATATCGATTATCCGTCAGAGCCTGTCTGCCTGTTCACCTGCACCGCAGCTGCTCAGCTCCGGACTGAATTGAATCGAGGACCACGCTTGTTGGCACAGTGGAAAATGTGAGTCAGGTAGCAGCAGACGAGTCTTGCAGGCAAAGGTACCGTCTTTAAATAGACCTGAAGAGAACTGAGTCATCTGAGCCAAAGAAAGGAGCTGTACTGAGGGGGAACACAAGTgcttctgacattttgattcGCCCGGCTGCCGAGCAGAACATCTCGTTAATGATGCTGTCCGCGCCGAGCCGGGCTTTTAGAGTCATCTCTGCTACAGTTGTGAAACATTGTGGGAGAGTGTTGTcaagtgttgttgtgttttgtgtgtgtctgtgtgtgtgcaggagatgAAGGATCAGTTGTCCAGCCCGTCTGCTGTGGCccaggcagagaagaagaacagacaGGTGGGTGTGGACGCTAAAACACACGATGAGCACGTGAACATTATGAACACGTTACTGGATGAAGTGTAATGAACCACAGATGCTGAATGGACTGAATGATGTGTGAGGTCGTCAGCAGTGAGGGGTGATGAAGGTTTGAAGGTTCACAGCTTCAAACTCAGCGAACACAGTGACATCTGGTGGCTTTTAAAATTCACAGCAGCCCTCCGAGACTCGGGCCGATGTTTCCCTCTTCACACCAGACAGAAGACCCgctaacagctgctaacatctggctttttaCCTCAGTGGGAAAGGGTACAGTCAGCTTTTATTCATAGGTCAGATGACTGCTGTAGTTGTATTCATTCAGCTTCACGGGTGTGACGCTATGACGCACGTTAAAGTCGATGATGCTGTTGTGTAGTTTTCCATTTGTCTCATTTCAAACTGTGGTTGCACATCGTTTAGTCAGCGCTGCgtttgaaagagaaacaagatatttaaaaacGATCTTGaacacacaagaaacaaacacaacaaaggtGAAACTGTCTCCTGCAATTGGAACACAGTCAACGTCCATATTAACAGTTAATCCTCAATAGAAAATGTTCACGTACGCACTGATTTTGGTGtaaaaattcattttgagtcgCGTATGTTTGCAACAAAAGCCCAAGAAACCTGCGTGTTAAATCTGATGGATGATTTTACTCAAATGTTGTGCATTAAATTTAGATGTTATTGTGCAATATGTTAAGTTTATACTAAGTTAATTCTGAATCAGTTTAACCAGAGCGCCGCTTTGGGTTTTTAAACTTCATGGTTGGTTTTTATGTGACGCCAGAATCATTATTCAGTTCTTGGTATCATGATgaagtgttttataaatgttgcTTATATTTATGTCCTttcttgtgtcttgtgtgtgtgtttctctcgtCCAGGCTCTGCTGACGTCTTCAGGCCAGGACAGGTCAACAGGACTCGAGGCTCACATGGTGTCTGCAAACTCCAGATACATCGAGGAGCaacaggaacagcagcaggtagaaatatacaaggaagaggaaaggaagggaagggaaggaagaaGTCTTGGTCATCAGTCACTCAGTAGCCATTTTAACTTGAGTTCAGTGTGACTTTAAGAAGCTTAAAAagatgttgtgatgtttgttttttacgaGGTTACGTTAACAGACGAGGAGACGTTTTTAATCAAAGCGCCACGTTCCATGAATACAAGACGAGCGCAGGACTCCCGCTGCAGCGCTTTAATAAAGACAAGGAGATCCTTATCTGCTTTACGAAGCTTCACgctgtgaatgaaaatgaaatcttCGTgtaaaaaaaggttattttcaGAGTACGAGCTGTCGGGTTTTCTGCTTCCTGTGGTGTCGGATGATGAAACTGTTTCTTCACACATCCTGTGTCAGGTCATCGGCTTCTTTTAGTAGGaagtgaatggaaaaaaaaaacgtgctcGTTCACACCTTTTGATTAGCGATGGAGGATGTTGCTCCTGTGGAGTTTCACCAGATCTTCCAACTGGATTTGAGTCTCTTTTGGGCAAATTATGACATGATTTGTGATCAATAAACAGGCAAAATCAAAGGAGTaacaattttatatttttaggAAAATGATTGAGGATGAACattaactttgtgtgtgtgtgtgtgtgtgtgtagctgatCATGCAGGAGCAGGACGAGCAGCTGGAGTTGGTGTCGGGCAGCATCAGAGTCCTCAAAGACATGTCGGGACGCATCGGGGACGAGCTGGACGAGCaggctgtgtgagtgtggacGACGATTTGTTTCAACTTCTTTCACTCCACAGATTGATAGTCGAGTGAAATAAGACGACACAAAGTTCAGATGTCGTCCGGGTGACTGCGGAGGATGTCGGGAACTTAAATACAGCCGTTATTTCTCAGGCCAAGACAGAGAGCACTTGACTAATTGATGAGTCAATagacaaaagaaaactgattttatAATTAACTCCTTAAGTTGTTCCGCCTCTTAATTGTGAGAATCTGcggcttttctttgtcttacgtgacagtaaagtgaaaatctttgtttggacaaaacaaTCTATTTCAAGACGTTGCTTTGGGCTTCAGGAAATCTTATTCATGAAAAAATGCGATTAATTTCTCAATGATGAATCAATTTTTCAAGAAAACAACTGGCAGGTAAactgagaatgaaaacaaacgtCGTCTCTGACCATCAAATACAACACGGCCGTCACCTCAGCACAGAAAAACtaaacaagataaaatgtcAATTCTGGTCTTACGGCTGATTTGAGAGGAGAGTCGGGGGTTTTGTGTTAAATCAGATGATATtcgggtgttttttttcttcctagtTACACTTCGTCACAGTCTCACACCTCAACAGTTTTGTGACACACTGCGACTTTCTCAAGATGAGCAGTTATTTTTGAATTCGTGGCAAAATTCAAACGGAATCGAAATATGATTTGTCTCATTTCTTCACTATCCTACAtatgttttcaaaaacaagaTCCCAACAGAAGAGGAAGGACTTTGCGTCGCTGCTCTCCTTTTTTATCAGAGGGAATTCTGGGAAATGTTAGGGCATCATTAACAGAAACAAAGTAGTCAGAGGGTTTGAATCCCTTTACTGCTCAGTGATAAGAGAGTTTGAGTATGACACGTGTTCGCAGCCAAAGAGTacgtttgtttatttatttatttctttatttttaacgGCGGCTTAATTAAATACTGAATGTTTCTCCAGCCGACAACACGTGAGGTAGAACTGAGCatcccgccgccgccgctgccctCCCACAcacttcttcagctgctcttttATTTGATCCGAGTTGGATTCCTCTGAATGTTTCCCGTGATTGTCCAGGATCGAGCCGTGTTGAGTCAACAGAAGGGTGATTAAAAACAAGTGCGGCGCTCGTCttcaggaggcagagcgagaggattatttttctctctgctctcgtGTCAACAACACCGACTTAAACGCCCCCGATGGAAACTCGCGGGGCTCGGCGGGAGAAACGCAGCCGTCGAGGAACGCCAACTTTTAACCGCTTTTAATCATCAGCACACTGACTCGCAGGACGATATCTGCCGGTCCTGTCATCTTCAGAGCACTTCTGATTTTTAATGGCTCCTTCAGCTCCCCTGTAGCTCCACCCGCAGGAcagacatcacattttttaagcCCCACGGCTGCTTTAAGAAAAGCTAAATCGTCCGTATATCTCTTTCAACACGTACTTTAACAGTtggggatgaaaaaaaacactgtgtgtctgaatgatgaagaaaaacaaacctctgaataaaaaaatggcAGGAACTCTTCAAGGACACAGAGTAAATTTCTTCCTGTCACGATATCCTGCAGcaattaaaatgtctgcagcagaCAAGGACACTCGGACCTGATTACAGCGGCTGGTTTCAGAGGCTGAACGAGTGTTTTCTCAGGAGCGTTCGCTGCttctgctgatgtttgtttgtcctcctgttgTTCAGCATGTTGGGGGACTTTGGAGACGAGATGGACCAGACGTCGTCCCGCATGGACTCGGTCTTAAAGAAGCTGGAGAAGGTGTCTCACATGACCAGCAGtaagttaacacacacacacacagaaacacttctgTAATCACTAATTTGTAATAATGAGAATCTGACTACTACTCAATCAGCCAGATGAGTCGTCAAAGCAATAAGAAGCAGGATTGTGTACAAAGGAACATTAAGTCTCACAACTGAGTTTGTTCAGGGAAAAAATGGTAGCAAATCTAAAACCAGTAACTTTGATGTGTCATGTTTCCACTGGTGGAATTAAACTGTtatctatcaatcaatcaatcaatcaatcaatcaatcaatcaatcaatcaatcaatcaatcagtcagtctttttttataGAGATCCGTTCAGACAAATCAAACTGCATCTCAAAGTTTTTAACAAGTGATTGAAAAAATACGGGATAGTAAGAAAACCAACGTTCAGTGACTCATCAACAGTggttgaaataataaaagataaatacaagcagtgaaaataatgatgaataCAAAACATATATGTAGAATTGTATTAAAATaagctaaaaataaacaaataaaaagcataAAGTAAACAAAAATTACAGTTCCTCGCAGTAATattgaaggaaaacacaaaaaagttaaTGTTTCCAAATGTGTCACCTGTTGTAGATACATTTCAGTTATTCCTATAACCAGGCTGAGCCtattaaaaacaatttattaTTACTTTAAGAGCTTTTTAAGCCCTCAAACACTACAGTATAATTCAAGTGTCCTCAAGGATTTCCAGCACCTGTACAAATCCTTTTAGATaatcacacagaaacagttcAACATGTCTAATATCTCTTAATGAAGGTAACGTATATCATGGCGTTGATTAATCGAGCACATTGATTCTGCTCtgaggtgtgtttacaggtatAATATCACTCTAGAGGCTGCAGCTGGTTAAAGTGATGAAagtgatgaaagaggcacttttaagattttctgTATTctcgttttcaggtcaaactcattttcaatgggagtgctacgggcacttttaccatagcatcaaaatctctgtttttaaaacagtaagaagtctggacacaacatgaaactttgctggtagcatcaccagggtctctacacatgaacaccagcactgacaacattgtttgtggacacagagttactaaaaagaaagtttttgaacagctcatgttagcagtagcttgttccactcgccgccgtcctgccagtggagaagagtcgatctcagaatgagacgtaacctggagacaacacaaacacaatgttctcagtgctggtgttcatgtgtagagtccctggtgatgctaccagcaaagctttcgttgtaattatgcttttaaacgaaGGTTAGACTCGTatacattgacaaaaaaagccgaggtgagagtttcactttaagttatCTTTTAACTTAGTAATATTGGGAATATTTAGCTTGACTCTGTAAAACTTTCAGCAAGAAATCACAAGACAGCAGATAAACATCTGCCAATATGTTGAACTGTTCCCTTTAAAACAGTTGGCACACTGTTGCCTGGAAACAACAATCAATACTTTAATAATAGTCGCTGatgtcagcctgtgtgtgtgtgtgtgtgtgtgtgtgtgtgtctcaggtcGCAGACAGTGGTGTGCCATCGGCGTGCTGGTCGCCATCATGATCGtcgtcctcatcctcttcttcgCCCTCTGATcgcagtgacctctgacctcccgACTGAGCTCAGCGACTCCTCCCTGTTaggacggacagacggacggatggattgatagatagatagatgtctggat includes:
- the LOC119019670 gene encoding syntaxin-10, translating into MREGRKAEEGIMSIEDPFFVVKGEVQKALSRARSLFDRWEELLQDGTQVSRDELDWSTNELRNCLRAIDWDLEDLSETINIVESNPGKFKLGDNELQERRDFVERTRKSVQEMKDQLSSPSAVAQAEKKNRQALLTSSGQDRSTGLEAHMVSANSRYIEEQQEQQQLIMQEQDEQLELVSGSIRVLKDMSGRIGDELDEQAVMLGDFGDEMDQTSSRMDSVLKKLEKVSHMTSSRRQWCAIGVLVAIMIVVLILFFAL